A single region of the Bacteroides luhongzhouii genome encodes:
- a CDS encoding O-antigen ligase family protein — protein sequence MAAVMTITGVAAILCVVAFSTPNNIPVGEMAYQKLWLGRMTVVFAFCSLFSLCLNRKQYLPFSSIVTWVLIALGGIEAIWGLRQIYGFAVSNHSLYALTGSFYNPGPYSGYLAMIFPLCLHEWLNLKEKTERTWIEQGKYYMALGVMLLILCVLPAGMSRSAWMAAAVSGAWVYGMHVSWGSRLKAIRKRYKKKVVLTCIAGGIIFIMIVYLLFQLKATSANGRLFMWKISTLAIAESPVVGHGIGNFISVYGRAQENYFANEEYSETEELVAGSPEYAFNEYLQVAIEYGIPFLFVVLLVIAFCLWKGSGEGRIGLCGGIIAVLVFAFSSYPMQIPGFAVTFYFLLAACVIGRSKIMLLFFISIITLLGTYYWKYNQYDACKNWHRSKMLYNIGAYQSAKEEYEKLYSELKNRGAFLFEYGYCLHKLKQYDNSTIVLEEAMKHSCDPMLLNIIGKNYQAVGKYEKAEGSLIRSTHRLPGRIYPYYLLAKLYAEPEYQQPEKLKRMVEVVLTKEPKVQSTAIKEMRVEVKKLLKQIN from the coding sequence ATGGCGGCTGTGATGACTATTACAGGAGTTGCGGCAATTTTGTGCGTAGTAGCTTTTTCTACTCCAAATAACATCCCTGTCGGCGAAATGGCATATCAAAAACTATGGTTGGGACGTATGACCGTTGTTTTTGCCTTTTGTAGTCTGTTTTCTCTCTGCTTGAATAGGAAACAATATCTGCCTTTTTCGTCAATAGTGACGTGGGTATTGATTGCATTGGGAGGAATTGAGGCGATATGGGGATTGAGGCAAATATATGGTTTTGCTGTTTCCAATCATTCCTTATACGCACTCACGGGATCTTTCTACAATCCGGGACCTTACTCGGGATATTTGGCAATGATATTTCCGCTTTGCCTACATGAATGGCTAAATTTGAAAGAAAAGACGGAACGTACATGGATAGAACAGGGAAAGTATTACATGGCATTAGGAGTGATGCTGTTGATTCTTTGTGTACTACCTGCCGGAATGAGTCGTTCGGCTTGGATGGCTGCCGCAGTATCGGGCGCATGGGTGTATGGAATGCACGTTTCATGGGGAAGTAGACTGAAGGCGATTAGAAAGAGATATAAGAAAAAAGTAGTGTTGACCTGTATTGCAGGAGGCATTATATTCATAATGATTGTTTACTTACTTTTTCAGTTAAAAGCAACTTCTGCCAACGGACGCTTGTTCATGTGGAAAATCAGTACTCTTGCTATCGCTGAAAGTCCTGTTGTAGGACATGGAATAGGGAATTTTATTTCAGTCTATGGCAGGGCACAGGAGAATTATTTTGCAAACGAAGAGTATTCGGAAACGGAAGAATTAGTGGCGGGTAGTCCGGAATATGCTTTTAATGAATATCTTCAAGTAGCAATAGAATATGGGATTCCTTTTTTATTTGTCGTGTTACTAGTAATTGCATTTTGTCTCTGGAAGGGGAGTGGGGAAGGACGAATAGGTCTTTGTGGAGGTATAATTGCTGTGTTGGTATTTGCCTTTTCTTCTTATCCGATGCAGATTCCCGGATTTGCTGTGACGTTCTATTTTCTGCTGGCTGCTTGTGTTATTGGACGCTCGAAGATAATGCTATTATTTTTTATTTCGATAATAACTTTATTAGGGACATATTATTGGAAATACAATCAATATGATGCATGTAAGAACTGGCATCGTAGTAAAATGCTCTATAATATCGGAGCATACCAATCAGCTAAAGAAGAGTATGAAAAGTTGTATTCCGAATTGAAGAATCGGGGAGCCTTTCTTTTTGAATACGGGTATTGTTTGCATAAATTGAAACAATATGATAATTCGACTATAGTTCTGGAAGAGGCTATGAAGCATAGTTGCGACCCAATGCTCTTAAATATTATAGGTAAGAACTATCAGGCAGTAGGAAAGTATGAGAAAGCGGAAGGGAGTCTGATTCGATCTACGCATCGACTTCCGGGACGAATTTATCCATATTATCTTCTGGCAAAGCTATATGCGGAGCCGGAATACCAACAACCTGAAAAATTAAAGCGTATGGTTGAGGTTGTACTGACAAAAGAACCGAAGGTTCAATCGACAGCGATAAAAGAGATGAGAGTGGAAGTAAAGAAATTATTGAAACAAATAAACTGA
- the lepB gene encoding signal peptidase I, whose amino-acid sequence MNKAKKILTILENLAFFTFCMVVILFLIQLFCFTSFRIPSDSMEPTLKDGDRILVNKVMKGARLFNVFAALDNEDVEIHRMPGWGNFKRNDILVFNFPYQMNRWDSIRMDVMQYYVKRCIALPGDTLEIRGGFYRIRGSNERLGNYNAQHYLAGLEYPEQHSIVVGTFPYDGQLGWTIREFGPLPIPQKGQIVMMNRTNYLLYRQLIGWEQKKKLRLNDGQVLLGDSLISRYRFKKNYYFVSGDNMANSQDSRYWGMLPEEYIVGKATRIWYSEDKFTEKPRWNRMMKKIK is encoded by the coding sequence ATGAATAAAGCGAAGAAGATTCTGACAATACTGGAGAATCTAGCGTTCTTCACATTTTGCATGGTGGTAATTTTATTCTTGATCCAACTGTTTTGCTTTACTTCCTTTAGGATACCTTCGGATTCAATGGAACCGACATTGAAAGATGGTGACCGGATATTAGTGAATAAAGTGATGAAGGGGGCACGGTTGTTCAATGTGTTTGCCGCTTTGGATAATGAGGACGTTGAGATTCATCGGATGCCCGGATGGGGGAATTTTAAAAGAAATGATATATTGGTTTTCAATTTCCCTTATCAGATGAACCGTTGGGATAGTATCCGGATGGACGTGATGCAGTATTATGTAAAACGATGTATTGCTCTACCGGGAGACACGTTAGAGATTCGGGGAGGATTTTATAGAATACGCGGAAGTAATGAACGATTGGGAAATTATAATGCCCAGCACTATCTTGCGGGTTTGGAGTATCCGGAACAGCATAGTATTGTGGTAGGTACCTTTCCGTATGATGGACAATTGGGGTGGACTATCCGTGAATTCGGACCACTGCCAATTCCCCAGAAAGGTCAGATAGTAATGATGAATCGTACGAACTATTTATTGTACAGGCAATTAATAGGTTGGGAACAGAAGAAGAAACTACGTTTGAATGATGGGCAGGTGTTATTGGGAGATAGTCTGATTTCCCGATATCGCTTTAAAAAGAATTATTATTTTGTGTCTGGTGATAATATGGCTAATTCGCAGGATTCAAGGTATTGGGGGATGCTGCCGGAAGAATATATTGTGGGCAAGGCAACCCGTATATGGTATTCGGAAGATAAATTTACGGAGAAACCTCGTTGGAATAGGATGATGAAGAAAATTAAATAA
- a CDS encoding glutaminase domain-containing protein codes for MEIKTHIRIIGPRRGIMLSGIMVLICACSCHQDGNFSLFSSTVPSEHTLLALAPDFSISVTGDTINKCYPRLRSGKIFPITGILRVDGKAYRFMGGDSMRISPLVPLSDDSLGWQGKYSYLFPGEDWEKSEYDDSLWNEGNGAFGLLKGKYPVHTAWGSENIYIRRHIRIDDKKDLKERKVYIRYICDDQMKLYCNGKYLFGKDYCIDQTECRLLTNETVSQIVEGDNVLAAYGRNTGGLALLDFGLYVENKTYADAELAILKQMDVQTTQTHYAFQCGDVELRIDFVSPALSEKWNLTGWPVGFFTYHIHSEDKKQHNVEIMFDVDMKWLFGKGKVDNWVEQDWRFVKSDSLYLAVSSDETTFLWEGGHAIFSQNLCAGNENKGVLLLGYEEGQTLQYEGESLCSLWNKDGRGEIKELIKSIGDRYQEFQEECNQSDYRWRVKALRTEDQAFVERILSSYRAFVSSHRFVLSPDKIMFCFGDTLSNVRETYKTFPVLSFFGRIDWMKGLLDPLFKYCEDFHWNKKYPPYDIGLYPIAAKQIKLEDCAVEAAANMLMMTTAVVEAEQDFGYADVHWEQLCLWANYLQERMKKETFPVSELLDEKDERVKCVLGLKAYHKLVQWRKAYE; via the coding sequence ATGGAAATAAAGACACATATCAGGATTATCGGACCAAGGAGAGGCATCATGCTTTCAGGTATTATGGTTCTTATATGTGCCTGTTCCTGTCATCAGGACGGAAACTTTTCGCTTTTTTCCAGCACAGTTCCTTCCGAACATACATTGCTGGCACTTGCTCCGGATTTTTCTATCAGCGTCACAGGAGATACAATTAATAAGTGTTATCCACGTTTGAGATCCGGGAAAATATTTCCGATAACGGGTATCTTGCGGGTAGACGGCAAAGCTTACCGTTTTATGGGAGGAGATTCTATGCGCATCTCTCCTTTAGTTCCTCTTTCAGATGATAGTCTCGGATGGCAGGGAAAATATTCTTATTTATTTCCCGGTGAAGACTGGGAGAAGAGTGAATATGATGATTCTTTGTGGAATGAGGGCAATGGAGCTTTTGGATTATTGAAAGGAAAATATCCGGTTCACACCGCATGGGGATCGGAAAATATATATATCCGCAGACATATCAGGATTGATGATAAAAAAGATTTGAAAGAGCGAAAAGTTTATATACGTTATATATGTGATGATCAAATGAAGCTTTATTGCAATGGGAAATATCTGTTTGGAAAAGATTATTGTATTGATCAAACAGAGTGTCGGCTATTGACAAATGAGACTGTCTCCCAAATAGTTGAAGGGGATAATGTTTTAGCTGCATACGGCCGTAATACAGGAGGACTTGCCTTATTGGATTTTGGTTTGTATGTCGAAAATAAAACTTATGCTGATGCGGAGCTCGCTATATTGAAACAAATGGATGTGCAAACTACACAGACTCATTATGCTTTTCAATGTGGGGATGTGGAACTTCGGATTGATTTTGTTTCTCCTGCCCTGTCGGAAAAGTGGAATTTGACAGGATGGCCTGTCGGATTTTTTACTTATCATATTCACTCGGAAGATAAAAAACAACATAATGTAGAAATTATGTTTGATGTAGATATGAAATGGTTGTTTGGTAAAGGCAAGGTTGATAATTGGGTTGAACAAGACTGGCGTTTTGTCAAGTCTGATAGTTTGTATTTAGCTGTCTCTTCAGATGAGACAACTTTTTTGTGGGAAGGCGGTCATGCTATCTTCTCTCAAAATCTGTGTGCAGGAAATGAAAATAAGGGTGTATTATTACTAGGATATGAAGAAGGACAGACTTTACAATATGAGGGTGAGAGTTTATGCTCTCTTTGGAATAAAGATGGAAGAGGGGAGATAAAAGAATTAATAAAATCTATTGGAGACAGGTATCAAGAGTTTCAAGAGGAATGTAATCAATCAGATTATCGATGGAGAGTGAAGGCATTGCGGACGGAGGATCAAGCTTTTGTCGAACGGATACTTTCTTCTTATCGTGCTTTTGTTTCTTCCCATCGGTTTGTGTTGTCTCCGGATAAAATAATGTTTTGTTTTGGTGACACTTTGAGTAACGTTAGGGAGACTTATAAGACTTTTCCGGTTTTGTCTTTTTTTGGTCGCATTGACTGGATGAAAGGTTTATTAGATCCCCTATTTAAATATTGCGAGGATTTTCATTGGAATAAAAAATATCCTCCATACGATATTGGTCTGTATCCTATTGCCGCAAAACAGATAAAATTGGAGGACTGTGCTGTAGAAGCTGCTGCCAATATGCTGATGATGACTACTGCTGTTGTAGAAGCGGAACAAGATTTCGGTTATGCTGATGTACACTGGGAACAGTTGTGCTTGTGGGCAAATTATTTGCAAGAGCGAATGAAGAAAGAAACTTTTCCTGTCTCGGAGTTATTGGATGAAAAAGATGAGCGTGTAAAATGTGTATTAGGATTGAAGGCTTATCATAAATTAGTGCAATGGAGGAAAGCGTATGAATAA
- a CDS encoding transglutaminase domain-containing protein gives MEKCKVHIQFILVLLLLLLGWWGIEHYFSGEKTEPSLELALQFAGKNRNELEKVLCCYQMNPTDSLKYKAACFLIENMPFYFYSDGEQLENYKSYYAWLKPSFGKTPEQVADSVKKVFGPMQTFKNKRDIMEIDSAYLCHNIDWAFKVWQEQPWGKNISFESFCEYLLPYRIDDEPLVYWREMYYEKYNSLLDSLRMSDTLDKEDPLVAARYLMARLPDKNTYFTSIAPFSFGHIGPEFVQYQSGSCRELTDFAIYLFRALGIPCAIDYLPARGNDNAGHFWVMLWDKNGEGYISDFMTNLIHVRKCFLYQWEGAAKIYRNTFSVNRELHKQMAQYGEEVYSFWRIPKFKDVTFDYAYSYQKELIIPLEKQYKNERSGRIAYLCASNRDHWVPVDWTVYDAGHLAFRYVRNGAVMRVATYEDGALCFLTDPFYMDRETNVPYYYSIGEKKQDVVLYAKSNIEVEDLVRERMIGGVFEGSNRSDFSEKDTLFIIQNKPSRLNTAVCSWSDKEYRYIRYVGPPNGHCDVAEISFYGKSDTMALSGKVMGTPGCWGHDGKHEYTNAFDGKTWTSFDYSEPTGGWTGLDLGRKMQIDRIIYTPRNGDNYVRPGDSYELFYCDRDWKSAGKIKATADSLVFRDVPENALLFLRNYTRGVDERIFIYENETQQWK, from the coding sequence ATGGAGAAATGCAAAGTACATATTCAATTTATTCTTGTTTTGCTACTTCTCTTGTTAGGATGGTGGGGGATAGAACACTATTTCTCAGGAGAAAAAACAGAGCCTTCTCTTGAGTTGGCTTTACAATTTGCTGGAAAGAATAGGAATGAATTGGAGAAAGTTCTATGTTGCTACCAAATGAACCCTACTGATAGCCTGAAATACAAAGCGGCTTGTTTTTTAATTGAAAATATGCCTTTTTATTTTTATTCTGACGGAGAACAATTAGAAAATTATAAATCTTATTATGCTTGGCTAAAGCCAAGTTTTGGAAAAACACCGGAACAAGTTGCAGACTCGGTAAAAAAAGTATTTGGCCCCATGCAGACCTTTAAGAATAAACGTGATATAATGGAAATAGATTCTGCTTATCTGTGTCATAATATTGATTGGGCATTTAAAGTCTGGCAGGAGCAACCATGGGGAAAGAATATTTCATTTGAATCTTTCTGTGAGTATCTTTTACCTTATCGAATTGATGATGAGCCATTGGTATATTGGCGGGAGATGTATTATGAAAAATATAATTCGTTGCTGGATTCATTGCGAATGTCTGACACTTTAGATAAAGAAGATCCATTAGTGGCAGCCAGATATCTGATGGCTAGGTTACCGGATAAAAATACTTATTTTACTTCTATCGCTCCTTTCTCTTTCGGACATATAGGACCTGAATTTGTACAATATCAGTCTGGCAGTTGCAGAGAGTTGACGGATTTTGCCATCTACTTATTCCGTGCTTTAGGCATTCCTTGCGCGATAGATTACTTGCCTGCACGTGGTAATGACAATGCTGGTCACTTTTGGGTAATGCTTTGGGATAAAAATGGAGAAGGATATATATCTGACTTTATGACAAATTTGATACATGTTCGCAAATGTTTCCTGTATCAATGGGAGGGAGCCGCCAAAATATACAGAAATACTTTTAGTGTGAATAGGGAGTTACACAAGCAGATGGCACAATATGGAGAAGAAGTGTATTCATTTTGGCGTATTCCTAAGTTTAAAGATGTTACTTTTGATTATGCGTATTCATATCAAAAAGAATTGATTATCCCTTTAGAAAAGCAATATAAAAATGAAAGGAGTGGGAGAATTGCTTATTTATGTGCTAGTAATAGGGATCATTGGGTTCCGGTTGATTGGACAGTTTATGATGCCGGTCATTTGGCTTTCCGATATGTTCGTAATGGTGCAGTCATGAGAGTTGCTACTTATGAGGATGGTGCACTATGTTTTTTGACCGATCCTTTCTATATGGATAGAGAAACTAACGTTCCCTACTATTATTCAATTGGAGAAAAGAAGCAAGATGTAGTATTATATGCTAAAAGTAATATAGAAGTCGAAGATTTGGTAAGAGAGCGGATGATAGGAGGTGTTTTCGAAGGAAGCAACCGGTCGGATTTTTCGGAAAAGGATACTTTGTTTATTATACAAAATAAACCTAGCCGCTTAAATACGGCTGTCTGTAGTTGGTCGGATAAGGAGTACCGTTATATCAGGTATGTCGGTCCTCCCAATGGGCATTGTGATGTGGCGGAAATCTCTTTTTACGGGAAGAGTGATACTATGGCTTTGTCAGGAAAGGTAATGGGAACTCCCGGATGTTGGGGACATGACGGAAAGCATGAGTATACCAATGCCTTTGATGGGAAAACGTGGACTTCCTTTGATTATTCCGAACCTACCGGAGGATGGACGGGACTTGACTTGGGTAGAAAGATGCAGATAGACCGTATAATCTATACTCCTCGCAATGGAGATAACTATGTTCGTCCGGGTGATTCCTATGAATTGTTTTATTGTGATCGGGACTGGAAATCTGCTGGTAAAATCAAGGCAACTGCTGATTCTTTGGTTTTTCGGGATGTTCCGGAAAACGCACTCTTGTTTCTGCGTAACTACACACGTGGAGTGGACGAGAGAATCTTTATTTATGAAAACGAAACTCAACAATGGAAATAA